The Prinia subflava isolate CZ2003 ecotype Zambia chromosome 5, Cam_Psub_1.2, whole genome shotgun sequence genome window below encodes:
- the ZBTB42 gene encoding zinc finger and BTB domain-containing protein 42 translates to MEFPDHSRQLLQCLSQQRHQGFLCDCTVLVGEAQFRAHRAVLASCSMYFHLFYRDQLDKRDIVHLNSDIVTAPAFSLLLEFMYEGKLEFNSLPVEDVLAAASYLHMYDIVKVCKGKLKDKELCSEEKINDEAASLEKAEHFLDAGVPLVHEFDPGNKQKFSVAEYERAAGKEKVSSHPAWSSDHISVSSVPTEAEPCAAAAGKTKANVNSSTGPLSQRSVNHPLASSDVDCALDLSFKPVPGRDSLHPSYVFGQLASDSQQQGTEPLVKDEQDLLSDQEDGEARSPESQHFGNSAKSLVTGLGHMFAGNGSSHAREEDIDQERDESEDDMDSSDISSGVLVPPGHICICPLCSKVFPSPHILQLHLSSHFRDKDGSRTRLSPDGSVPTCTLCGKTFSCMYTLKRHERTHSGEKPYTCGQCGKSFQYSHNLSRHAVVHTREKPHGCKWCERRFTQSGDLYRHIRKFHCGLVKSLVV, encoded by the coding sequence ATGGAGTTTCCAGACCATAGCCGCCAGTTGCTGCAGTGTCTGAGTCAGCAGCGTCACCAGGGCTTCCTGTGTGACTGTACTGTTTTAGTTGGAGAAGCTCAATTCAGAGCTCACAGAGCCGTTCTTGCCTCTTGCAGTATGTACTTCCATCTTTTCTACAGGGACCAGTTAGACAAAAGGGATATTGTGCATCTGAACAGTGACATTGTCACAGCCCCTGCCTTCAGCCTGCTGCTCGAATTCATGTACGAGGGGAAGCTGGAATTCAACAGTCTCCCAGTGGAAGATGTGCTGGCTGCGGCGAGCTACCTTCACATGTATGACATTGTGAAAGTCTGCAAGGGCAAGTTGAAAGATAAAGAATTATGTTCGGAAGAGAAGATTAATGATGAGGCGGCTAGTTTGGAGAAAGCGGAGCATTTTCTAGACGCTGGAGTGCCCCTGGTCCACGAGTTTGAcccaggaaacaaacaaaaattcagcGTTGCAGAATACGAGAGAGCAGCAGGCAAAGAAAAGGTCAGCAGTCACCCCGCCTGGTCCTCTGATCATATAAGTGTCAGCTCTGTGCCGACAGAGGCAGAACCGTGCGCcgcagcagctggaaaaacaaaggCTAATGTCAATAGTTCCACAGGACCTTTGTCCCAAAGGTCTGTTAACCATCCCCTGGCTTCGAGTGATGTGGACTGCGCGCTGGATTTGTCTTTCAAGCCCGTGCCGGGGAGAGATTCCTTACACCCCTCCTATGTCTTTGGACAGCTGGCTTCcgacagccagcagcagggtaCCGAGCCACTTGTTAAAGATGAACAAGACTTGCTGTCAGATCAGGAGGACGGCGAAGCCAGGAGTCCAGAGAGTCAGCATTTTGGGAATTCAGCCAAAAGCCTAGTGACAGGGTTAGGACACATGTTCGCGGGGAATGGCAGCTCTCACGCCCGAGAGGAGGATATAGATCAAGAGCGAGACGAGAGCGAGGACGACATGGACTCGTCGGACATCTCCTCGGGCGTCCTCGTGCCCCCTGGGCATATCTGCATTTGTCCCCTCTGTAGCAAGGTGTTCCCGAGCCCGCACATCCTCCAGCTGCACCTGAGCTCCCACTTCCGCGACAAGGACGGCTCCCGCACCCGCCTGTCCCCCGACGGGTCGGTGCCCACTTGCACCCTGTGCGGAAAGACTTTCTCCTGCATGTACACGCTCAAGAGGCACGAGAGGACTCACTCGGGGGAGAAGCCCTACACCTGCGGCCAGTGCGGGAAGAGCTTCCAGTACTCGCACAACCTCAGCCGCCACGCGGTCGTGCACACCAGGGAGAAACCCCACGGGTGCAAGTGGTGCGAGAGACGCTTCACGCAGTCCGGGGATCTCTACAGACACATCCGCAAATTTCATTGTGGCCTTGTGAAGTCCTTGGTTGTTTGA